In Leopardus geoffroyi isolate Oge1 chromosome D1, O.geoffroyi_Oge1_pat1.0, whole genome shotgun sequence, the genomic stretch GATTTTGAAACaggttaagtttctcaggatccacataagagtgaaaacatatggtatctgtctttctctgtatgacttatgtggatcctgagaaacttaacagaagaccatgggggaggggaaggaaaaaaaaaagagagggagggagccaaagcataagagactcttaaaaacagaataaactgagggttgatggggggtgggagggaggggagggtgggtgataggatttgaggagggcacctgtggggatgagcactgggtgctgtatggaaaccaatttgacaataaatttcatattaaaaataaataaataaataaattaattaattaactaattaataaaaaaaaaaaaaagaaacagctcatTGGCCATAGCTCCTCCCTTTGAAGTAACATACAAAAAATCGAATTCCAATTCCTGTTACCAGTCATGTAGACACTTGgtgtaaattattttaatccaAATCTTCAGTTTTCATGGATAATTATAGTTTGTAAATTGTCATCATAAAATACAGCCCCCAGAACTAAGCACAATTCACCAGATGCAGTTTATCTTGTGTGACTATCACCTTAGTATGTTTCTTTTCATGAACTTAACAGCATcgttaagtgtttttttttctcttgatccGGATCTTTTGAACATGAGGGCTGTGAGGCCAATGCCTCTCAATTTTGAATGTGTTGTAGACCTGGCTTATCCCTACTTGTCCTAGattcatatttcttttggaagccttccttgacaCCTATTCTGGGTTAGCACCACATTTATTGTGTTCCTGTAAGACTTGTGCAATCACGTGTCACATCTCTTAGTCTGCCTCCCTGCTCCTAGATTGTACATTCTGAAGAGCAGGGATTCTCTCATTCATCTCTATCCTGAGTGctcatgaaaaattttatgcttataaaactgttaaattttccctctttttaaagttttgatttaaatttctattagttaacataaagtgtaatattatattcaggtgtacaatttagtgattcaacacttccatacaacacctggtgctcatcacaagtgccctccttaatccccatcacccatttcccccatcccccacccaccccccctctggtaaccaaccaactgttctctatagttaacagtctattttttggtttgtcgctctctctcgctctttccccctatgtttgtttcttaaattccacatatgagtgaaatcatatggtatttgtctttctctgagtgtaGAGATTTGATTTCACTAAGTGTagtactctctagatccatccatgtcattgcaaatggcaagatttctaaattatttttttaatgtttatatatttattttgagagagagagagatggggagagagagagggagagagagagaatcccaagcaggctctgtgctgccagcatagagcttgatgtgggactcaaactcataaactgctacattatgacctgagccaaaatcaggagtcgaatCCTTAACCCTCTGAGCTACCCATGTGACcctaaattcttctttttaatatcagtctACACTCACCTAACATTCTCTTCTTAAATCATTATCATCATACAAGTGTTTATTACTCTTTTCTTTGTTAATGTTGTCTCTGAATTTCATAATGATTTCCTCCATGGTATCATCCAAGTTACTGATAGAATGTTTTTCAAGACAAGACTAAGTATGCAAGTCCTATGGGATAAtaacttaaattttttcattttatgatttatCTTTAGATGTTCATTGAATTCATGCAGCTATGAAGTTTGTTCTATATTTTTAGCTACCACACATTACTTATGTCCATAGACTCACAAGAAATTTAGCAAAAACTAAAGATAATTTAGGACTAGATAATTTAGGACTAGATAATTTAGGACTAGAACATTCTTTTAGTCTATTAACCTAGTAAAACTGGAGAAACAAAAATTCTGGGTTATAAgtcataatatttcttttataagagttcaaaactttttttcttttttaatctgttttggtGTTTTCCTCAGGACTCATTCATCTCTCAGATAGATCAAACTAAGGTAAGAAAAGACCATGGATGCAATGTTGGTAATTATCCACTTGTACGAGTAATGGGCATTCAAACAGACAGGTATTGTTACCTGgacagaacagaaaataatagaagcTGTGACCATGTGTGAGAGTCAGACTTCAGAGGGAGATGGTCACACATAATGAATAAAAGCCCAACATCTTCAGTCAGAATTACAAAGACTGGACAAGATATAATGGAACTTCTGTGATGGGCAGGAGTATTTACTGGCTCACTTTTGTGAAGGGCCAGGAGTATAGGAGAAACAGTCAGTGGCCATTGTAAAGAGTCAGAGAAATATGGAAGGATGTAGCAACGCAGTCTTTTTAATATCAGGTAAGGTAAAATTAGGGgatggattaaaagaaataactggGATTTTTGTAAAAGATAATGGGGAAACTACCGTTTGGGGTTTATAAAATTGGCAACAGGTTTGGCTTGATCATGAATGGACAGTTTTGTGCATTAGACATACTTAAATTCTTCACAGTAAAGTATAGAATTGACCCAGAACCAAGGATGGTTAGTTTCTGCTGGAGATGGCAAGCTTTCTGCTTATCGAGGagtaaaaggaaaacagacaccAAGCAGCAAGCTACTGGGTATTTTCAGTACTGGGTACTGTGTTTTCAGGCCATCTTTACTATGTTTACTTTACTTGTTTTgtacttgttgatttttttttctctgatgaagACATAGGACAaaggagaaacattttaaatagagcATATTTATTTCCTATATCTTTAACTTATTAACAATTTATGGTTAAATCCTATATTTTTCTTATCtaccagagagaaaaaatataattgtaaaatatgGTTATAATTTTTGAGCCACTGTTGCATAATTTTTTGCTGGGGAAGATCTCATTGTTTGAAGAAAACACTTAGTAGGGAAATTTGGCATAATAAAGAGGTATACACCGGCATAACCTAGATGGGGAAGGCTTGGAGGACAATGGCAAATTCGCAGGTGGTGGTGAAATGTTTTGTATAGTCAGTATGTTATCACCAtcattttgttgtggttgttcTACTTGtttataacagttttattgagatgtaattcacacaCTATAAAATTCAACCATGCAATGTGTACAAATCAGTGTTTTTAGTATATTCGTGGAATTGAACGACCATCACCACGTcctaattttagagcattttcattacttcctccctcccctcaaaaataaagttctgtACTCATcagcagtcacttcccattctCCCTTGCTCCCAGCCCCTGGAAGAGACTTTCTCTCTAcataagtttatcttttttttttttttttaaattttttttaacgtttatttatttttgagacagagagagacagagcatgaacgggggagggtcagagagagggagacacagaatctgaaacaggctccaggctctgagctgtcagcacagagcccgacgcggggctcgaactcacggaccgtgagatcatgacctgagccgaagtcggccgcttaaccgactgagccacccaggtgcccccataagttTATCTTTTCTGGACACTTTGTATAAACGGAATAATATAATATGTGGCCCTTtgtgtttctttcacttagcataatgttttaaggttcatccatgatgTGGCATGCCTCAATActtcattacttaaaaaattttttttttaaatgtttatttatttttgagacagacagagcacgagcaggtgaggggcagagagagagagaaggagacatagaatctgaaacaggctccaggctctgagctgtcagcacagagcccgatgcagggtctaacccacaaactgtgagccaaagttggacacttaaccgactgagccactcaggcatcccaatacttcattactttttatggccgaatactattccattttatgggtatacctttgtttatccattcatcatttgatagacatttggatggttttcatttttttgactattataaataatattgctaaacatttatatataagcGTTTATGGggacatttattttcaattcttggATGTACTTAAGAGTAggacttctgggggcgcctgggtggctcagtcagtaaagcggccgacttcggctcaggtcatgatcttgcggtccgtgagttcaagccccgcattgagctctgtgctcacagctcagagcctggagcctgtttcagattctgtgtcttgctttctctgaccctcccccgttcatactctgtctctctctgtctcaaaaataaataaacgttaaaaaaaaaaaaattaaaaaaaaaaaaagagtaggacttctgggtcatatggtaacttttTGTTTAATACTTTCAGGAGCTACTGAACTGGTTCTCTAAgcagctgtatcattttgcaaTCCCACCAGCACTCTATGAGGGATCTAATCTCTCCAGATCCTTGCCtatacttgttattgtctgtctttttgattatagccattctaatgtgtattaggtggtatctcatcgtagTTTTGATATGCAGTTCCCTAGTGACAAAAGATGGTGTTCAGGTGCTTCttggtcatttgtgtatcttctttggaaaaatgtctactcaaatcctctgcccattttaaaattgggttgtctttttattgttgagttttaagagtttttatattttctgtatacaGGTTCTTAGCTATACACATgacctgcaaatattttctctcatctgttggttgtcttttcatcttcctgGATGATattctttgaaacacaaaagcttttaattttgatgatatcGTTTATTTTTTACATGGTTTCTTGTACTTTGACATCTTATCTAAGAAGACATCTCCTATTCCTAAGGCACAAATACttacttttacatattttttaaagagtgtagtagttttagctcttatgtttaggtctaaGGCCCATTTTGAAGTacgttttgtgtatggtgtgaggaaggGATCTGACTACATTCTTATGTATGTAGCTATCCAGTTATTCCAGAaccatttaatgaaaatattattctttcctCGTCAATTGTTCTGGAATCCTTGTCAAAATCAATCCACCACAGATGTATGTGTTCATTTCTAAACTCTAATTTCaattccattgatatatgtgtccaTTATGTTAGTgatacactgtcttgattactgtagctttatagcaaGCTTTCAAATTAGGAAGcctgagtcttccaactttgttcgctttccagtttattttgggttttctgaaTGCTTTATATCTCCACGTGAATTCTAGGAAGAGctgttcaatatctgcaaaaacaaCTAACATTTTGATAGAGACTATATTGACTCTGTAgctcaatttgggaagaattgccttcttaaaaatgttaaagatttttttttaatgttttatttatttttgagacagagagagacagagcatgagcaggggaggggcagagagaaagggagtcacagaatccgaagcaggctccaggctctcagctatcagcacagagcccaacgtggggcttgaactcacaaaccatgagatcatgacctgagccaaagtcagatgctcaaccaactgagccacccaggcgccccaaaatgttaaAGCTTTTGATTCAtaaacatgggatatctttcatTCATGTAGGTCttgcttaatttctttcaataatgttttgtaattttcagtgtacatgtcttctgtttctttgtttaatttacttctaagtattttattatttttgatgctattaaacatggaattttttttggattatttattgcaagtgtatagaaatacagttgaacgttgtatgttgatcttgtatGTGTCAACCTTGTTGAACTTGTTAATTACTTCTAAGATTTCTTTTGCAAATTCCTTAACATTTTCTATAGGTTACATCATGTAAGTTGTGAACAGAGATAGTTCTACTTCTTCCCTTCCATTGTGGATATGTTTTATTCCATTGTCTTCCTTGATTGATATAGATAGAATCTCCAGTATAAGGATGAGTAGAAGTAGAGGGATGGCCATCATTGCCATGTTCCTCATCTTAGGGGATGATATTAaatcttttttccattaagtATAACGTTAGCTGTGTTTTTTTGTGGATGCTgttgatattatttaaaatataaaacaatattttttgacAGGGCTTATGCTCTTCAAATTGcatcataacattttattttttatttttttaatatctatttatttatttatttatttatttatttatttatttatttttgagaggcagagagacagaacatgaggaagggagggacagagagtggagtcacaaaatcagaagcaggctccaggctctgaactgtcagcacagagcctgatggggggggggggggctcgaactcactgacggcAAGAtcacgtgagccgaagttggacgcttaaccaactgagtcacccaggtgtcccaacatctttttttttttttttttttttttttaaatcaaggcgGTCCTTTGAGTCATTTAAGTTTGAGAAATCTtcaggacattatgttaagtgaaataagtcagtcagaaaaatacaaatactgtatgatttcacttatgtaagGTATGTAAAGTAgttaaatttatagaaacataCAGAATAGGACTTAACAGGgcccaagggagagagagaaaagggatttatttagtgggtacagagtttcagatttgcaagatgaaaaatttctgaagatctgtttcacaacaatgtgaacaTATTTGACACTACTGAACTCTACACTTAAAATGGTCAAgattgtaaattttatgttatgtgatttttttttaccacaaacaaatgaggaaatcaaaacaaatttaattttgatcatttgaataaaagagaattttagaGTTGTCATTATTCCTCTCAAGGGAGAGTCTGTTTCCTAAAGGAGGACAGGAGTGAAAAGTTTTAGAGAAGATTTACAAACTCAAATACTTTCATGGGTCAAGTAGGTAGCAGAAGTATATAGAGGTTTTAAGTTTATGGAGAGTGGTGATTTGAAAACTGCATGTTCTGTAACATATTCTAAAGCTGTGCTATCAAGATAAAACATAGCTACTGAACTACTTCTGCCTAACTTGTTATTCCTTTtctagaaagagaggagaatgTGGCAGTCAAGCACTGGCTGCTGCAAGAAAGAAATTCCTTACACCATGACTTTGTAACATTCAGTTTGAAGTTGTATTCTGCCAAAGGTATAATCACTACATTATGACTAAGCCTTtagtaaaaatgtattatatccAATGGTCATGTGTTaatggtgctttaaaaaaaaaaaaggaagaacattgtGGGCAGTTTTATCACTTCCAGTCATTAATGGGTGGCAAAGATGGGAAAGGCCCAACAAGGAGTTATTGTTGGAAAATGTACCTAAAGACAGCAGTGAGGCAGGCTGCAGTGTGAGATTTAAGACAAAAGCTCTTTTCCCAATACAGTTTCAAGAATGGTGACCcactgtggcacctgggtggctggtttaacgtccaactcttggtttctgctcgggtcatgatctcacagtttgtgagtttaaacctcacattgggctttgtgctggcagtgtggatcctgcttgggatcttctctctccctctctctctgctcctcccctgctctctctctctctcaaaataaataaataaacttaaaaaaaaaaagaaaaagaatgatgatCCAGATGGGGAGGGAGTATAGgaacaaatacatatattacaaatttcactttttttaagttaaataaatttatatctaaGAAGGCAAACAGTTTTACATGGTGCTATCACTAAAATCTggataaataacttttaaaaatcaccagcGTCCTGCTACCTAAAGATGTCTTCCCCATCATAAGTGAATTCTATGCCTATAGATGAAAGTGTCAACAGTAAGAGAATGGCAGAAAAccatttcctatttaaaaacatttgagatATACTTTTACATAACTAAGCAATAGTTAACAAAATAGTAAGCATGTGAAAACTGTAAATTCCAAAGACTGAGATTATTTTGCTATAGAAACAATCATTAgtattatactaaaaaaatgttGGAACTGGAAGACAGAGTACTACATAGAAGATTAAATTTTGGCTTTATCTGTTTCCAGCCATATCTTGCACAGTGTAAACATAAATACCACAGACAGATATTTTAGTCACAGAATGGCACCGTGCTCCTAATAGTTTACGTGCAACTGAcaaaggcttttgtttttatttatttcatgctgTGAACCCAGTTGGTTCCCTTTATTCATACACTATTCATTGGGCAATCCATGCATAGATAGGTAACCAGTATCAGATTCATCTCTATAGAATCTTACCTAGACTCTGCTCTATTTAgaatcactcaataaatgttagtatcACCATTATgattttttctccatctcttatGTTCTTTGAACTAGCATGTGTTTTGTACATGCTTTGGTTTTAGAAAGAATGGTGTTTCTGGCAGATATCAGTATTAGCTCAAGCCCattattatcacttttatttcttgtggctattttgaatttttcaccTGTACTTTTAGGAAACTATCATCCACACCTATAATGAAAAGCCACAGAGTCTCCACTACCAAGTAACTGAAGTCCCTgaattttagttttctcatctgggaaaaataaatcagatacCTTTTCTAAAGTGCCTGGACAGCAACCCGTTATGTACCTAATACACAGTAATATCAccagtcttttcatttttgttttttttagtttctttttaaattccagttagttaacacattgtaatattagtttcaggtgtacaatatagtgattcaacaattccatacatcacccggcgCTCATCACCACACAtggactccttaatccccatcacctatttagtcaattccacccccccccaacccacctcccctctggtaaccatcagtttgttctctatagttaagagtctgtttcttggtttactctctctctatcttttttccctttgctcatttgtttcttaaattccatgtatgagtgaaatcatatgatatttgtctttctctgactgactgattttgcttagtgtaataatactgtctagctccatccatgtcattgcaaatggcaagatttcattcttttttatggctgaattatattctgttatatatataaatctttacatttttatccattcatctatcaatggacacttgggctgcttccacaatttggctagggtaaataatgctgcataaaCATAGAAGTGCGTAAGGTCAACTTTTACAGCATAGAACAAAAAAGGGATAGTTCTAACTGATATTTATTTACATGCCCCACATTATGGAGACCTCAGTGTCTTTGAGCGCTAACATAGATCAGGGACAGACAGAACTGAAGCTACATGGCTGAAAAGACAAATTCTGTTTCATACTACATTGCATGGTGGGATAATAAATATCTAccacaatttttcttcttctctttctacaTAAAATTCCCAGAGGAAAATGACAGCAGGAAATCATTCCACAGTGACTGAGTTCATCCTTGCTGGGTTAACAGAGAGTCCAGAACTCCAGCtgccccttttcttcctcttcctaggAGTCTATGTGGTCACGGTGGTGGGGAACCTGGCCTTGATCACACTGATAGGGCTCAGTGCTCACCTGCACACCCCCATGTACTATTTCCTCAGCAATTTGTCCTTCATTGATCTCTGCCATTCCACCGTCATTACCCCTAAAATGCTAGTGAACTTTGTGACAGAGAGGAATTTCATCTCCTACCAAGCATGCATGACTCAACTCtacttcttccttgtttttgttaTATCAGAATGTCATATGTTGGCTATAATGGCGTATGATCGCTATGTTGCCATCTGTAACCCATTGCTTTACAATGTCACCATGTCTTATCAGGTTTGCTCCCGGCTGGTGGTTGGGGTGTATATCATGGGCTTGACTGGTGCCACAGCTCACACAGGCTGCATGCTAAGAGTGCTTTTCTGTAAGGCTGACAGAATCAACCATTACTTCTGTGATCTTTTCCCACTGTTGGAGCTCTCCTGCTCCAGTACTTATATCAACGAGGTGGTAGTTTTGTGCTTCAGTGCATTTAATATCCTCGCCCCCAGCCT encodes the following:
- the LOC123602215 gene encoding putative olfactory receptor 8G2; the encoded protein is MTAGNHSTVTEFILAGLTESPELQLPLFFLFLGVYVVTVVGNLALITLIGLSAHLHTPMYYFLSNLSFIDLCHSTVITPKMLVNFVTERNFISYQACMTQLYFFLVFVISECHMLAIMAYDRYVAICNPLLYNVTMSYQVCSRLVVGVYIMGLTGATAHTGCMLRVLFCKADRINHYFCDLFPLLELSCSSTYINEVVVLCFSAFNILAPSLMILSSYIFIMASILRIRSTEGRCKAFSTCSSHISAVAVFFGSAAFMYLQPSSVSSMNQGKVSSVFYTIIVPMLNPLIYSLRNKDVRLVLNKILEKRRKWVFCLRKAL